A window from Urocitellus parryii isolate mUroPar1 chromosome 1, mUroPar1.hap1, whole genome shotgun sequence encodes these proteins:
- the Otos gene encoding otospiralin translates to MEACWMLGLALCLLLGPLAGAKPVQEGADPYVEPPALPYWPFSTSDFWNYVQYLQSLGAYPQLEDLARTFFAHFPLGSTLGFHVPYQED, encoded by the exons ATGGAGGCCTGCTGGATGCTGGGGCTggccctctgcctcctgctgggGCCTCTTGCAG GGGCCAAGCCTGTGCAGGAGGGCGCAG ACCCCTATGTTGAACCTCCGGCCCTGCCCTACTGGCCCTTCTCCACCTCTGACTTCTGGAACTACGTGCAGTACCTGCAGAGCCTGGGCGCCTACCCACAGCTGGAGGACCTGGCCCGCACCTTCTTTGCCCACTTCCCCCTGGGGAGCACCCTGGGCTTCCACGTCCCCTACCAGGAGGACTGA